The Streptosporangiales bacterium genome has a window encoding:
- the map gene encoding type I methionyl aminopeptidase, with translation MVELKTPREIDAIAAAGEVVAAALLAVRTQAAVGVRLDQLNEVAASVIRGAGATPAFLGYTPGFASTPFPGVICASVNDAALHGIPGPYRLADGDLLGVDCGAVLDGWVADAAVTFSVGEPRADDARLVDCAWQALWAGVDAAVAGARLSDVSAAIGAVGRAGGYGISVDFGGHGVGRAMHESPSVPNEGSPGRGMRLAPGLVIAVEPWFLAGGDDGYAIDDDGWTLRTRDGSRAAHVEHTIAVTEDGPRVLTAGPARVPA, from the coding sequence ATGGTCGAGCTGAAGACGCCGAGGGAGATCGACGCGATCGCGGCCGCCGGCGAGGTCGTCGCGGCGGCGCTCCTCGCGGTGCGGACGCAGGCGGCCGTGGGCGTACGCCTCGACCAGCTCAACGAGGTCGCGGCCTCGGTCATCCGCGGCGCCGGGGCGACTCCGGCGTTCCTCGGGTATACGCCGGGCTTCGCGTCGACGCCGTTCCCCGGCGTCATCTGCGCCTCGGTCAACGACGCCGCGCTGCACGGCATCCCCGGCCCGTACCGGCTGGCCGACGGAGACCTGCTCGGCGTCGACTGCGGCGCCGTCCTCGACGGCTGGGTCGCCGACGCCGCCGTGACGTTCTCCGTGGGCGAGCCACGCGCCGACGACGCCAGGCTCGTCGACTGCGCGTGGCAGGCCCTATGGGCGGGTGTCGACGCGGCGGTCGCCGGAGCGCGGCTCAGTGACGTCTCGGCCGCGATCGGTGCCGTGGGACGCGCGGGCGGCTACGGCATCTCCGTCGACTTCGGCGGGCACGGCGTCGGACGGGCGATGCACGAGTCGCCGTCCGTGCCGAACGAGGGGTCACCGGGTCGCGGCATGCGGCTGGCACCCGGGCTCGTCATCGCCGTCGAGCCGTGGTTCCTCGCCGGCGGCGACGACGGGTACGCGATCGACGACGACGGCTGGACGCTGCGCACTCGCGACGGCAGCCGCGCCGCCCACGTCGAGCACACCATCGCGGTGACCGAGGACGGCCCTCGCGTCCTCACGGCAGGGCCGGCCCGCGTCCCGGCCTGA
- a CDS encoding helix-turn-helix domain-containing protein — MVRPPLTPGERERGRRLGAALRTARGDRSMADVAAVSGVSTETLRKIETGRIATPAFFTVVALANALALPVDELLDRTSPRVVSTRRG, encoded by the coding sequence ATGGTCCGACCACCACTGACGCCCGGCGAGCGCGAGCGCGGTCGCCGCCTCGGCGCCGCACTCCGCACGGCCCGCGGCGACCGAAGCATGGCCGACGTCGCCGCCGTGTCCGGAGTGTCGACGGAGACCCTGCGCAAGATCGAGACCGGTCGCATCGCGACCCCGGCATTCTTCACCGTGGTCGCGCTCGCGAACGCCCTCGCCCTGCCGGTCGACGAGCTCCTCGACCGCACATCGCCGCGAGTTGTCAGTACCAGGCGCGGCTAG
- a CDS encoding acyl-CoA dehydrogenase translates to MDFDLPEETRALQRMCRDFAEKEIAPHAADWSERSYFPCEVFAKMGEVGLMGMLVDEEYGGSNAGLVAYVAAMEEIGTADQSVASAWNAHSTIATLPLATYGTAAQKEQWLVPLATGRNIGAFGLTEPTAGSDAAGIRTQARRVDGGWVLDGTKMFISNAGTPMSLGVTVLAVTGTTGEGAKQFGAFFVPEGTPGYSKGQPLRKIGWHALDTRELVFRDCWVADSHLVGDEGRGLQQFLQVLDPGRISVAALSLSLARASLELALRYSQQREQFGRPLSRFQAIAHKLADMATELEAARWLVYRAAWLADRGRPYSKEAAMAKLYASELANRAASASVQIHGGYGYVRESEISRFYADAKILEIGEGTNEVQRNVIARLLTT, encoded by the coding sequence ATGGACTTCGACCTGCCGGAGGAGACGCGGGCGCTGCAGCGGATGTGTCGCGACTTCGCCGAGAAGGAGATCGCCCCGCACGCCGCGGACTGGTCGGAGCGTTCGTACTTCCCGTGCGAGGTCTTCGCGAAGATGGGCGAGGTCGGGCTGATGGGCATGCTCGTCGACGAGGAGTACGGCGGTAGCAACGCCGGCCTCGTCGCGTACGTCGCGGCGATGGAGGAGATCGGCACCGCCGACCAGTCGGTGGCATCGGCGTGGAACGCGCACTCGACCATCGCGACGCTGCCGCTGGCGACGTACGGCACGGCGGCGCAGAAGGAGCAGTGGCTCGTGCCGCTGGCGACCGGGCGCAACATCGGTGCGTTCGGGTTGACCGAGCCGACGGCGGGGTCCGACGCGGCCGGCATCCGTACGCAGGCGCGCAGGGTGGACGGCGGCTGGGTGCTCGACGGCACGAAGATGTTCATCAGCAACGCGGGCACGCCGATGAGCCTCGGCGTCACCGTGCTCGCGGTGACCGGCACGACCGGCGAGGGGGCGAAGCAGTTCGGCGCGTTCTTCGTGCCGGAGGGCACGCCCGGGTACTCGAAGGGGCAGCCGCTGCGCAAGATCGGCTGGCACGCGCTCGACACCCGCGAGCTCGTCTTCCGCGACTGCTGGGTGGCGGACTCGCATCTGGTCGGCGACGAGGGCAGGGGCCTGCAGCAGTTCCTGCAGGTGCTCGACCCGGGCCGGATCAGCGTCGCCGCGCTGTCGCTGTCACTCGCCCGCGCGTCGCTGGAGCTGGCGCTGCGCTACTCCCAGCAGCGCGAGCAGTTCGGCCGCCCGCTGAGCCGCTTCCAGGCGATCGCGCACAAGCTCGCCGACATGGCCACCGAACTGGAGGCCGCGCGCTGGCTGGTCTACCGCGCCGCCTGGCTCGCCGACCGCGGTCGCCCGTACAGCAAGGAGGCCGCGATGGCCAAGCTGTACGCGTCGGAACTCGCCAACCGCGCGGCGAGCGCGAGCGTGCAGATCCATGGCGGCTACGGCTACGTCAGGGAGTCGGAGATCTCCCGCTTCTACGCCGACGCCAAGATCCTCGAGATCGGCGAAGGCACCAACGAGGTCCAGCGCAACGTCATCGCCCGCCTCCTCACCACCTGA
- a CDS encoding alpha/beta hydrolase fold domain-containing protein has translation MGLARAESVAARAIAGLPEPVRRGLAGRPFHVDGATMDSQAQLILALRERMGAPPLDALTPAEARDLLRRDATTVAGPGPPVATHELTVDGATGPLRARHYRPPPGEPGPRPLLVYLHGGGHVSGDIDTHDVPCRSLCLHAGVHVVSVDYRRAPEHPFPAAVDDTVAAVRWAYAHAATLGADADRIAVGGDSAGGNLATVACQLLARAGERAPAAQLLVYPTTDRVGTYPSATSFAQGCYLTDADIDWYLTQYVGTTGHPLDDPRISPLLADNLTGLPPAVVVTAGFDPLRDEGEAYAHALRAAGTPTTLRRFPTLVHGFLCMAGGSRAARDATVEIAGTLRATLDLHSG, from the coding sequence CTGGGTCTCGCGCGGGCCGAGAGCGTCGCCGCCCGCGCGATCGCCGGGCTGCCCGAGCCGGTGCGCCGCGGCCTCGCCGGCCGTCCCTTCCACGTCGACGGCGCGACGATGGACTCGCAGGCGCAGCTGATCCTCGCGCTGCGCGAGCGCATGGGCGCACCACCGCTCGACGCGCTGACGCCGGCGGAGGCGCGCGACCTGCTGCGCCGGGACGCCACCACCGTGGCCGGGCCAGGGCCGCCGGTCGCGACGCACGAGCTCACGGTCGACGGCGCGACCGGCCCGCTGCGCGCACGGCACTACCGGCCGCCGCCCGGCGAGCCCGGCCCACGGCCGCTGCTCGTCTACCTGCACGGCGGTGGGCACGTCTCCGGCGACATCGACACCCACGACGTGCCGTGCCGGTCGCTGTGCCTGCACGCGGGCGTGCACGTCGTCTCCGTCGACTACCGGCGCGCACCCGAGCACCCGTTCCCCGCCGCGGTCGACGACACGGTCGCCGCGGTCCGCTGGGCGTACGCCCACGCGGCCACACTCGGTGCCGACGCCGACCGGATCGCCGTCGGCGGCGACAGCGCCGGCGGCAACCTCGCGACCGTCGCCTGCCAACTGCTCGCCCGCGCGGGCGAGCGCGCGCCCGCCGCTCAGCTGCTCGTGTACCCGACCACCGACCGCGTCGGCACGTACCCGTCTGCGACGTCGTTCGCCCAGGGCTGCTACCTCACGGATGCCGACATCGACTGGTATCTCACGCAGTACGTCGGCACCACGGGCCACCCGCTCGACGACCCGCGCATCTCCCCGCTGCTCGCCGACAACCTCACCGGCCTCCCACCCGCCGTCGTCGTGACGGCCGGTTTCGACCCGCTGCGCGACGAGGGCGAGGCGTACGCCCACGCCCTGCGCGCCGCGGGCACGCCGACCACGCTGCGCAGGTTCCCGACGCTGGTGCACGGCTTCCTCTGCATGGCCGGCGGCAGCCGCGCCGCCCGCGACGCGACCGTCGAGATCGCCGGCACGCTCCGAGCGACCCTGGACCTGCACTCCGGCTGA